One Natrinema halophilum genomic window carries:
- the bluB gene encoding 5,6-dimethylbenzimidazole synthase yields the protein MVEFSDVERNAIYKAIYSRRDIRRFRDESIPDDVLERLIRAAHRAPSVGFSQPWDFVVITDDDTKDAIGSVAERAIAAACEGYKEPKRAEFAALKLEGIRDAPVNICVTCDPTRGAPHVLGRSSMKRTDVYSACLAVQNLWLAARTEAIGVGWVSILYPYELQEILEIPPHVKPVAYLCLGYPDGGFPDEPVLQSEGWRGRLDVDSLVHEERWYSDQTVTATPDNGGENGP from the coding sequence ATGGTTGAGTTTTCGGATGTAGAACGGAACGCGATTTACAAAGCGATTTACTCCCGGCGGGACATTCGCCGGTTCAGAGACGAATCGATCCCTGACGACGTCCTCGAGCGGCTCATCCGGGCTGCCCACCGTGCGCCGAGTGTGGGATTTTCACAACCGTGGGACTTCGTCGTCATCACCGACGACGATACGAAAGACGCTATCGGGTCGGTCGCGGAACGAGCTATTGCCGCTGCCTGCGAGGGGTACAAAGAGCCCAAACGGGCGGAGTTTGCGGCGTTGAAACTCGAGGGAATTCGTGACGCACCAGTCAACATCTGCGTGACCTGCGATCCGACGCGAGGCGCGCCACACGTTCTGGGGCGGAGTTCGATGAAACGGACCGACGTGTACTCGGCATGTCTCGCCGTCCAGAATCTCTGGTTGGCCGCTCGGACGGAAGCTATCGGCGTCGGGTGGGTGAGCATCCTCTACCCGTACGAGTTACAGGAGATACTGGAGATCCCACCTCACGTCAAACCAGTAGCGTATCTCTGTCTTGGGTACCCAGACGGTGGATTTCCCGACGAACCAGTGCTCCAGAGCGAAGGATGGCGTGGTCGTCTCGACGTCGATTCTCTCGTCCACGAGGAGCGATGGTATTCGGACCAGACGGTGACGGCCACTCCCGATAATGGAGGCGAAAACGGGCCTTGA